One window from the genome of Diospyros lotus cultivar Yz01 chromosome 11, ASM1463336v1, whole genome shotgun sequence encodes:
- the LOC127812588 gene encoding protein BRANCHLESS TRICHOME: MMTMTMMIRSSRCRRSPDPVENHLNPPFSDQPITTSTCPTWKLYENPFYNNPHHQLHSHHHRHLQEQEPKQFHRLHLPVSARKIAASFWDLTFIRPIMDSELDMAKAQVMELRAELEYERKARKKMESTNKRLARELSEERKGREALERVCEELAREVSADKAEIGRIKKEMEEERKMLRMAEVFREERVQMKLHEAKLLLEEKMLELNKISRSNSKPVIENFQEENAQPSGCVSAHNNGNGGVRISMSIQRRVSPEPENPHIKRGIKGFVEFPRVVRAIGSRNRHLGSKLECQKAQLKLLLKQKSPTRSSNPIIS, from the coding sequence ATGATGACCATGACGATGATGATCCGAAGCAGCCGCTGCCGCCGCAGCCCAGACCCGGTGGAGAATCACCTAAATCCGCCCTTTTCCGACCAACCCATCACCACCTCCACTTGCCCAACCTGGAAGCTGTACGAGAACCCTTTTTATAATAATCCCCATCACCAATTACATTCCCATCATCATCGTCATCTTCAAGAACAAGAACCCAAACAGTTTCATCGTCTTCACCTCCCTGTCTCGGCGCGCAAGATCGCCGCTTCGTTCTGGGATCTGACCTTCATCAGGCCGATCATGGACTCCGAGCTCGACATGGCCAAAGCCCAGGTCATGGAGCTGAGGGCTGAACTCGAGTACGAGCGCAAGGCTCGGAAGAAGATGGAGTCGACGAACAAAAGGCTGGCCAGGGAGCTGTCTGAGGAGAGGAAGGGAAGAGAGGCCTTGGAGCGAGTGTGCGAAGAGCTGGCCAGGGAAGTTTCGGCGGACAAGGCGGAGATCGGCCGAAtaaagaaggagatggaggaaGAGAGGAAGATGCTGCGAATGGCCGAGGTGTTTCGAGAAGAGAGAGTCCAGATGAAGCTCCACGAGGCCAAGCTTCTGCTCGAAGAGAAGATGCTGGAATTGAACAAGATCAGTCGGTCTAATTCCAAGCCAGTGATTGAGAATTTTCAGGAAGAAAATGCACAGCCAAGTGGCTGCGTTAGCGCCCACAACAATGGCAATGGCGGCGTTCGAATTTCCATGTCTATTCAGCGGAGGGTGTCGCCGGAACCGGAGAATCCACACATCAAGCGAGGGATCAAAGGCTTCGTAGAGTTTCCAAGGGTGGTTAGAGCCATTGGGTCGAGAAACAGGCATCTGGGTTCCAAGTTGGAGTGTCAAAAGGCTCAGCTCAAGTTGCTTCTCAAACAGAAGAGTCCTACCCGATCCAGTAACCCTATTATAAGTTGA